A section of the Marmota flaviventris isolate mMarFla1 chromosome 19, mMarFla1.hap1, whole genome shotgun sequence genome encodes:
- the Flywch1 gene encoding FLYWCH-type zinc finger-containing protein 1 isoform X4: MPLPEPSDQEDESVKAGQEPSHDVGTDVIPAAPGKPQEFSNLVLLMASDQDGDGVDKPTEVHCIVSLEMSGPETLASTLQILPAEEEQALVVQPSLRAPEQKRSKLDTAAPQPLEFLRTPFGGRLLVYESFLYKQEKAVGDKVYWKCRQHAGLGCRGRAVTRGLRATVMRDHCHPPDKEALEARRQREKLPSPALPEGLGDPQGPQGPVGQVEEPLERVGPWLNPEELVPTPGQVQNKPAQEENVGFRALSLLSLPPKKRPTLGMGHFRPLEFLRTCYGGSFLVHQSFLYKREKAVGDKVYWTCRDHTLHGCRSRAITQGQRVTVMRGHCHQPDMEGLQARRQQEKAMEKLQARPDGLEGCADKQLPGVDSLLYHRGPGTLTLTRPRPRKKAKVKDPELPAQPQALQGSLDEDQDADPGGPEFLRTPLGGSFLVYESFLYRREKAAGEKVYWTCRDQARMGCRSRAITQGSRVTVMRGHCHPPDLVGLETLRQRENRPSPTQRGSTGGPEFLKTPLGGTFLVYDSFLYRREKAAGEKVYWTCRDQARMGCRSRAITQGQRVMVMRRHCHPPDLAGLESLRQREHFPNLTHWEGPEPLEPLEFLRTSLGGRFLVYESFLYRKEKAAGEKVYWMCRDQARLGCRSRAITQGHRVMVMRSHCHQPDLVGLEALRQRERLPNPAQQEDPGTHRKDKTSA; this comes from the exons ATGCCCCTGCCTGAGCCCAGTGATCAGGAGGATGAGAGCGTGAAGGCTGGCCAGGAGCCTTCCCACGACGTGGGCACAGATGTCATCCCAGCAGCCCCCGGGAAACCCCAGGAATTCTCCAATCTGGTCCTGCTGATGGCCTCTGACCAGGATGGGGATGGGGTGGACAAGCCCACAGAAGTGCACTGCATTGTGTCCTTGGAGATGTCTGGCCCTGAAACCCTAGCTAGCACCCTCCAGATCCTTCCAGCCGAGGAGGAACAGGCCCTGGTAGTCCAGCCCAGCCTGAGGGCTCCTGAGCAGAAACGCAGCAAGCTGGACACAG caGCTCCACAGCCCCTGGAGTTCCTGAGGACCCCATTTGGGGGCCGCCTCCTGGTGTATGAGTCGTTCCTGTACAAGCAGGAGAAAGCTGTGGGGGACAAAGTGTACTGGAAGTGCCGCCAGCATGCAGGTCTGGGCTGCCGAGGCCGGGCTGTCACCCGGGGCCTACGGGCCACAGTGATGCGAGACCACTGTCACCCACCTGACAAGGAAGCACTGGAGGCTCGGCGCCAGAGGGAGAAGCTGCCCAGCCCGGCCCTGCCAGAGGGCTTGGGGGACCCTCAGGGACCCCAGGGCCCTGTAGGCCAAGTGGAGGAGCCACTTGAGCGGGTGGGCCCATGGCTGAACCCCGAGGAGCTGGTGCCCACACCTGGGCAGGTACAGAACAAGCCAGCCCAAGAGGAGAACGTGGGGTTCCGAGCCCTGTCACTGCTGAGCTTGCCACCCAAGAAGCGCCCAACGTTGGGGATGG GCCATTTCCGGCCCCTCGAGTTCCTGAGGACATGCTATGGGGGCAGCTTCCTGGTGCACCAGTCATTCCTGTACAAGCGGGAGAAGGCTGTGGGGGACAAGGTATACTGGACCTGCCGGGACCACACCCTACATGGCTGCCGCAGTCGTGCCATCACCCAGGGCCAACGGGTGACAGTGATGCGGGGCCACTGTCACCAGCCCGACATGGAGGGCTTACAGGCTCGGAGGCAGCAGGAGAAAGCCATGGAGAAACTTCAGGCCAGGCCAGATGGCCTTGAGGGCTGTGCGGACAAGCAGCTCCCAGGTGTGGACAGCCTGCTCTACCACAGGGGGCCGGGCACCCTGACTCTCACCAGGCCCCGGCCCAGAAAGAAAGCTAAAGTCAAAGATCCGGAGCTGCCTGCCCAACCCCAAGCCCTGCAGGGATCCCTTGATGAGGACCAGGATGCGGACCCTG GAGGTCCTGAGTTCCTGAGGACCCCTCTCGGGGGCAGCTTCCTGGTGTATGAGTCCTTCCTCTACAGGCGGGAGAAGGCCGCTGGCGAGAAGGTGTACTGGACATGCCGGGACCAGGCGCGCATGGGCTGCCGCAGCCGGGCCATCACCCAGGGCTCTCGGGTGACCGTGATGCGAGGCCATTGCCACCCACCCGACCTGGTGGGATTGGAGACCCTGAGGCAGCGGGAGAAtcgccccagccccacccagcgGGGGAGCACAG GAGGTCCTGAGTTCCTGAAGACACCTCTTGGGGGCACCTTCCTGGTGTACGACTCTTTCCTGTACAGACGCGAGAAGGCCGCTGGCGAGAAGGTGTACTGGACATGCCGGGACCAGGCGCGCATGGGCTGCCGCAGCCGGGCCATCACCCAGGGCCAGCGGGTGATGGTGATGCGCAGGCACTGCCACCCACCCGACCTGGCGGGTCTGGAGTCCCTGCGACAGCGGGAGCACTTCCCCAACCTGACCCACTGGGAAGGCCCAG agcccctggagCCCCTGGAGTTCCTGAGGACTTCCCTGGGGGGCAGGTTCCTGGTGTACGAGTCGTTCCTGTACAGGAAGGAGAAGGCCGCTGGCGAGAAGGTGTACTGGATGTGCCGGGACCAGGCCCGGCTGGGCTGCCGCAGCCGGGCCATCACCCAGGGCCATCGGGTGATGGTGATGCGCAGCCACTGCCACCAGCCTGACCTGGTGGGCCTGGAGGCCCTGCGGCAGCGGGAGCGGCTCCCCAACCCAGCCCAGCAGGAGGACCCAGGTACAcacag AAAAGATAAAACTTCTGCCTGA
- the Flywch1 gene encoding FLYWCH-type zinc finger-containing protein 1 isoform X2, whose amino-acid sequence MPLPEPSDQEDESVKAGQEPSHDVGTDVIPAAPGKPQEFSNLVLLMASDQDGDGVDKPTEVHCIVSLEMSGPETLASTLQILPAEEEQALVVQPSLRAPEQKRSKLDTAPQPLEFLRTPFGGRLLVYESFLYKQEKAVGDKVYWKCRQHAGLGCRGRAVTRGLRATVMRDHCHPPDKEALEARRQREKLPSPALPEGLGDPQGPQGPVGQVEEPLERVGPWLNPEELVPTPGQVQNKPAQEENVGFRALSLLSLPPKKRPTLGMGHFRPLEFLRTCYGGSFLVHQSFLYKREKAVGDKVYWTCRDHTLHGCRSRAITQGQRVTVMRGHCHQPDMEGLQARRQQEKAMEKLQARPDGLEGCADKQLPGVDSLLYHRGPGTLTLTRPRPRKKAKVKDPELPAQPQALQGSLDEDQDADPGGPEFLRTPLGGSFLVYESFLYRREKAAGEKVYWTCRDQARMGCRSRAITQGSRVTVMRGHCHPPDLVGLETLRQRENRPSPTQRGSTGGPEFLKTPLGGTFLVYDSFLYRREKAAGEKVYWTCRDQARMGCRSRAITQGQRVMVMRRHCHPPDLAGLESLRQREHFPNLTHWEGPEPLEPLEFLRTSLGGRFLVYESFLYRKEKAAGEKVYWMCRDQARLGCRSRAITQGHRVMVMRSHCHQPDLVGLEALRQRERLPNPAQQEDPEKIKLLPEVQQCFETCSSEDQQICGNTEDLKPDSESQ is encoded by the exons ATGCCCCTGCCTGAGCCCAGTGATCAGGAGGATGAGAGCGTGAAGGCTGGCCAGGAGCCTTCCCACGACGTGGGCACAGATGTCATCCCAGCAGCCCCCGGGAAACCCCAGGAATTCTCCAATCTGGTCCTGCTGATGGCCTCTGACCAGGATGGGGATGGGGTGGACAAGCCCACAGAAGTGCACTGCATTGTGTCCTTGGAGATGTCTGGCCCTGAAACCCTAGCTAGCACCCTCCAGATCCTTCCAGCCGAGGAGGAACAGGCCCTGGTAGTCCAGCCCAGCCTGAGGGCTCCTGAGCAGAAACGCAGCAAGCTGGACACAG CTCCACAGCCCCTGGAGTTCCTGAGGACCCCATTTGGGGGCCGCCTCCTGGTGTATGAGTCGTTCCTGTACAAGCAGGAGAAAGCTGTGGGGGACAAAGTGTACTGGAAGTGCCGCCAGCATGCAGGTCTGGGCTGCCGAGGCCGGGCTGTCACCCGGGGCCTACGGGCCACAGTGATGCGAGACCACTGTCACCCACCTGACAAGGAAGCACTGGAGGCTCGGCGCCAGAGGGAGAAGCTGCCCAGCCCGGCCCTGCCAGAGGGCTTGGGGGACCCTCAGGGACCCCAGGGCCCTGTAGGCCAAGTGGAGGAGCCACTTGAGCGGGTGGGCCCATGGCTGAACCCCGAGGAGCTGGTGCCCACACCTGGGCAGGTACAGAACAAGCCAGCCCAAGAGGAGAACGTGGGGTTCCGAGCCCTGTCACTGCTGAGCTTGCCACCCAAGAAGCGCCCAACGTTGGGGATGG GCCATTTCCGGCCCCTCGAGTTCCTGAGGACATGCTATGGGGGCAGCTTCCTGGTGCACCAGTCATTCCTGTACAAGCGGGAGAAGGCTGTGGGGGACAAGGTATACTGGACCTGCCGGGACCACACCCTACATGGCTGCCGCAGTCGTGCCATCACCCAGGGCCAACGGGTGACAGTGATGCGGGGCCACTGTCACCAGCCCGACATGGAGGGCTTACAGGCTCGGAGGCAGCAGGAGAAAGCCATGGAGAAACTTCAGGCCAGGCCAGATGGCCTTGAGGGCTGTGCGGACAAGCAGCTCCCAGGTGTGGACAGCCTGCTCTACCACAGGGGGCCGGGCACCCTGACTCTCACCAGGCCCCGGCCCAGAAAGAAAGCTAAAGTCAAAGATCCGGAGCTGCCTGCCCAACCCCAAGCCCTGCAGGGATCCCTTGATGAGGACCAGGATGCGGACCCTG GAGGTCCTGAGTTCCTGAGGACCCCTCTCGGGGGCAGCTTCCTGGTGTATGAGTCCTTCCTCTACAGGCGGGAGAAGGCCGCTGGCGAGAAGGTGTACTGGACATGCCGGGACCAGGCGCGCATGGGCTGCCGCAGCCGGGCCATCACCCAGGGCTCTCGGGTGACCGTGATGCGAGGCCATTGCCACCCACCCGACCTGGTGGGATTGGAGACCCTGAGGCAGCGGGAGAAtcgccccagccccacccagcgGGGGAGCACAG GAGGTCCTGAGTTCCTGAAGACACCTCTTGGGGGCACCTTCCTGGTGTACGACTCTTTCCTGTACAGACGCGAGAAGGCCGCTGGCGAGAAGGTGTACTGGACATGCCGGGACCAGGCGCGCATGGGCTGCCGCAGCCGGGCCATCACCCAGGGCCAGCGGGTGATGGTGATGCGCAGGCACTGCCACCCACCCGACCTGGCGGGTCTGGAGTCCCTGCGACAGCGGGAGCACTTCCCCAACCTGACCCACTGGGAAGGCCCAG agcccctggagCCCCTGGAGTTCCTGAGGACTTCCCTGGGGGGCAGGTTCCTGGTGTACGAGTCGTTCCTGTACAGGAAGGAGAAGGCCGCTGGCGAGAAGGTGTACTGGATGTGCCGGGACCAGGCCCGGCTGGGCTGCCGCAGCCGGGCCATCACCCAGGGCCATCGGGTGATGGTGATGCGCAGCCACTGCCACCAGCCTGACCTGGTGGGCCTGGAGGCCCTGCGGCAGCGGGAGCGGCTCCCCAACCCAGCCCAGCAGGAGGACCCAG AAAAGATAAAACTTCTGCCTGAAGTTCAACAGTGCTTCGAGACTTGTTCTTCTGAAGACCAGCAGATTTGTGG GAACACTGAAGATTTAAAGCCGGACAGCGAGTCCCAGTGA
- the Flywch1 gene encoding FLYWCH-type zinc finger-containing protein 1 isoform X1, translating into MPLPEPSDQEDESVKAGQEPSHDVGTDVIPAAPGKPQEFSNLVLLMASDQDGDGVDKPTEVHCIVSLEMSGPETLASTLQILPAEEEQALVVQPSLRAPEQKRSKLDTAAPQPLEFLRTPFGGRLLVYESFLYKQEKAVGDKVYWKCRQHAGLGCRGRAVTRGLRATVMRDHCHPPDKEALEARRQREKLPSPALPEGLGDPQGPQGPVGQVEEPLERVGPWLNPEELVPTPGQVQNKPAQEENVGFRALSLLSLPPKKRPTLGMGHFRPLEFLRTCYGGSFLVHQSFLYKREKAVGDKVYWTCRDHTLHGCRSRAITQGQRVTVMRGHCHQPDMEGLQARRQQEKAMEKLQARPDGLEGCADKQLPGVDSLLYHRGPGTLTLTRPRPRKKAKVKDPELPAQPQALQGSLDEDQDADPGGPEFLRTPLGGSFLVYESFLYRREKAAGEKVYWTCRDQARMGCRSRAITQGSRVTVMRGHCHPPDLVGLETLRQRENRPSPTQRGSTGGPEFLKTPLGGTFLVYDSFLYRREKAAGEKVYWTCRDQARMGCRSRAITQGQRVMVMRRHCHPPDLAGLESLRQREHFPNLTHWEGPEPLEPLEFLRTSLGGRFLVYESFLYRKEKAAGEKVYWMCRDQARLGCRSRAITQGHRVMVMRSHCHQPDLVGLEALRQRERLPNPAQQEDPEKIKLLPEVQQCFETCSSEDQQICGNTEDLKPDSESQ; encoded by the exons ATGCCCCTGCCTGAGCCCAGTGATCAGGAGGATGAGAGCGTGAAGGCTGGCCAGGAGCCTTCCCACGACGTGGGCACAGATGTCATCCCAGCAGCCCCCGGGAAACCCCAGGAATTCTCCAATCTGGTCCTGCTGATGGCCTCTGACCAGGATGGGGATGGGGTGGACAAGCCCACAGAAGTGCACTGCATTGTGTCCTTGGAGATGTCTGGCCCTGAAACCCTAGCTAGCACCCTCCAGATCCTTCCAGCCGAGGAGGAACAGGCCCTGGTAGTCCAGCCCAGCCTGAGGGCTCCTGAGCAGAAACGCAGCAAGCTGGACACAG caGCTCCACAGCCCCTGGAGTTCCTGAGGACCCCATTTGGGGGCCGCCTCCTGGTGTATGAGTCGTTCCTGTACAAGCAGGAGAAAGCTGTGGGGGACAAAGTGTACTGGAAGTGCCGCCAGCATGCAGGTCTGGGCTGCCGAGGCCGGGCTGTCACCCGGGGCCTACGGGCCACAGTGATGCGAGACCACTGTCACCCACCTGACAAGGAAGCACTGGAGGCTCGGCGCCAGAGGGAGAAGCTGCCCAGCCCGGCCCTGCCAGAGGGCTTGGGGGACCCTCAGGGACCCCAGGGCCCTGTAGGCCAAGTGGAGGAGCCACTTGAGCGGGTGGGCCCATGGCTGAACCCCGAGGAGCTGGTGCCCACACCTGGGCAGGTACAGAACAAGCCAGCCCAAGAGGAGAACGTGGGGTTCCGAGCCCTGTCACTGCTGAGCTTGCCACCCAAGAAGCGCCCAACGTTGGGGATGG GCCATTTCCGGCCCCTCGAGTTCCTGAGGACATGCTATGGGGGCAGCTTCCTGGTGCACCAGTCATTCCTGTACAAGCGGGAGAAGGCTGTGGGGGACAAGGTATACTGGACCTGCCGGGACCACACCCTACATGGCTGCCGCAGTCGTGCCATCACCCAGGGCCAACGGGTGACAGTGATGCGGGGCCACTGTCACCAGCCCGACATGGAGGGCTTACAGGCTCGGAGGCAGCAGGAGAAAGCCATGGAGAAACTTCAGGCCAGGCCAGATGGCCTTGAGGGCTGTGCGGACAAGCAGCTCCCAGGTGTGGACAGCCTGCTCTACCACAGGGGGCCGGGCACCCTGACTCTCACCAGGCCCCGGCCCAGAAAGAAAGCTAAAGTCAAAGATCCGGAGCTGCCTGCCCAACCCCAAGCCCTGCAGGGATCCCTTGATGAGGACCAGGATGCGGACCCTG GAGGTCCTGAGTTCCTGAGGACCCCTCTCGGGGGCAGCTTCCTGGTGTATGAGTCCTTCCTCTACAGGCGGGAGAAGGCCGCTGGCGAGAAGGTGTACTGGACATGCCGGGACCAGGCGCGCATGGGCTGCCGCAGCCGGGCCATCACCCAGGGCTCTCGGGTGACCGTGATGCGAGGCCATTGCCACCCACCCGACCTGGTGGGATTGGAGACCCTGAGGCAGCGGGAGAAtcgccccagccccacccagcgGGGGAGCACAG GAGGTCCTGAGTTCCTGAAGACACCTCTTGGGGGCACCTTCCTGGTGTACGACTCTTTCCTGTACAGACGCGAGAAGGCCGCTGGCGAGAAGGTGTACTGGACATGCCGGGACCAGGCGCGCATGGGCTGCCGCAGCCGGGCCATCACCCAGGGCCAGCGGGTGATGGTGATGCGCAGGCACTGCCACCCACCCGACCTGGCGGGTCTGGAGTCCCTGCGACAGCGGGAGCACTTCCCCAACCTGACCCACTGGGAAGGCCCAG agcccctggagCCCCTGGAGTTCCTGAGGACTTCCCTGGGGGGCAGGTTCCTGGTGTACGAGTCGTTCCTGTACAGGAAGGAGAAGGCCGCTGGCGAGAAGGTGTACTGGATGTGCCGGGACCAGGCCCGGCTGGGCTGCCGCAGCCGGGCCATCACCCAGGGCCATCGGGTGATGGTGATGCGCAGCCACTGCCACCAGCCTGACCTGGTGGGCCTGGAGGCCCTGCGGCAGCGGGAGCGGCTCCCCAACCCAGCCCAGCAGGAGGACCCAG AAAAGATAAAACTTCTGCCTGAAGTTCAACAGTGCTTCGAGACTTGTTCTTCTGAAGACCAGCAGATTTGTGG GAACACTGAAGATTTAAAGCCGGACAGCGAGTCCCAGTGA
- the Flywch1 gene encoding FLYWCH-type zinc finger-containing protein 1 isoform X3 encodes MPLPEPSDQEDESVKAGQEPSHDVGTDVIPAAPGKPQEFSNLVLLMASDQDGDGVDKPTEVHCIVSLEMSGPETLASTLQILPAEEEQALVVQPSLRAPEQKRSKLDTAAPQPLEFLRTPFGGRLLVYESFLYKQEKAVGDKVYWKCRQHAGLGCRGRAVTRGLRATVMRDHCHPPDKEALEARRQREKLPSPALPEGLGDPQGPQGPVGQVEEPLERVGPWLNPEELVPTPGQVQNKPAQEENVGFRALSLLSLPPKKRPTLGMGHFRPLEFLRTCYGGSFLVHQSFLYKREKAVGDKVYWTCRDHTLHGCRSRAITQGQRVTVMRGHCHQPDMEGLQARRQQEKAMEKLQARPDGLEGCADKQLPGVDSLLYHRGPGTLTLTRPRPRKKAKVKDPELPAQPQALQGSLDEDQDADPGGPEFLRTPLGGSFLVYESFLYRREKAAGEKVYWTCRDQARMGCRSRAITQGSRVTVMRGHCHPPDLVGLETLRQRENRPSPTQRGSTGGPEFLKTPLGGTFLVYDSFLYRREKAAGEKVYWTCRDQARMGCRSRAITQGQRVMVMRRHCHPPDLAGLESLRQREHFPNLTHWEGPEPLEPLEFLRTSLGGRFLVYESFLYRKEKAAGEKVYWMCRDQARLGCRSRAITQGHRVMVMRSHCHQPDLVGLEALRQRERLPNPAQQEDPEKIKLLPEVQQCFETCSSEDQQI; translated from the exons ATGCCCCTGCCTGAGCCCAGTGATCAGGAGGATGAGAGCGTGAAGGCTGGCCAGGAGCCTTCCCACGACGTGGGCACAGATGTCATCCCAGCAGCCCCCGGGAAACCCCAGGAATTCTCCAATCTGGTCCTGCTGATGGCCTCTGACCAGGATGGGGATGGGGTGGACAAGCCCACAGAAGTGCACTGCATTGTGTCCTTGGAGATGTCTGGCCCTGAAACCCTAGCTAGCACCCTCCAGATCCTTCCAGCCGAGGAGGAACAGGCCCTGGTAGTCCAGCCCAGCCTGAGGGCTCCTGAGCAGAAACGCAGCAAGCTGGACACAG caGCTCCACAGCCCCTGGAGTTCCTGAGGACCCCATTTGGGGGCCGCCTCCTGGTGTATGAGTCGTTCCTGTACAAGCAGGAGAAAGCTGTGGGGGACAAAGTGTACTGGAAGTGCCGCCAGCATGCAGGTCTGGGCTGCCGAGGCCGGGCTGTCACCCGGGGCCTACGGGCCACAGTGATGCGAGACCACTGTCACCCACCTGACAAGGAAGCACTGGAGGCTCGGCGCCAGAGGGAGAAGCTGCCCAGCCCGGCCCTGCCAGAGGGCTTGGGGGACCCTCAGGGACCCCAGGGCCCTGTAGGCCAAGTGGAGGAGCCACTTGAGCGGGTGGGCCCATGGCTGAACCCCGAGGAGCTGGTGCCCACACCTGGGCAGGTACAGAACAAGCCAGCCCAAGAGGAGAACGTGGGGTTCCGAGCCCTGTCACTGCTGAGCTTGCCACCCAAGAAGCGCCCAACGTTGGGGATGG GCCATTTCCGGCCCCTCGAGTTCCTGAGGACATGCTATGGGGGCAGCTTCCTGGTGCACCAGTCATTCCTGTACAAGCGGGAGAAGGCTGTGGGGGACAAGGTATACTGGACCTGCCGGGACCACACCCTACATGGCTGCCGCAGTCGTGCCATCACCCAGGGCCAACGGGTGACAGTGATGCGGGGCCACTGTCACCAGCCCGACATGGAGGGCTTACAGGCTCGGAGGCAGCAGGAGAAAGCCATGGAGAAACTTCAGGCCAGGCCAGATGGCCTTGAGGGCTGTGCGGACAAGCAGCTCCCAGGTGTGGACAGCCTGCTCTACCACAGGGGGCCGGGCACCCTGACTCTCACCAGGCCCCGGCCCAGAAAGAAAGCTAAAGTCAAAGATCCGGAGCTGCCTGCCCAACCCCAAGCCCTGCAGGGATCCCTTGATGAGGACCAGGATGCGGACCCTG GAGGTCCTGAGTTCCTGAGGACCCCTCTCGGGGGCAGCTTCCTGGTGTATGAGTCCTTCCTCTACAGGCGGGAGAAGGCCGCTGGCGAGAAGGTGTACTGGACATGCCGGGACCAGGCGCGCATGGGCTGCCGCAGCCGGGCCATCACCCAGGGCTCTCGGGTGACCGTGATGCGAGGCCATTGCCACCCACCCGACCTGGTGGGATTGGAGACCCTGAGGCAGCGGGAGAAtcgccccagccccacccagcgGGGGAGCACAG GAGGTCCTGAGTTCCTGAAGACACCTCTTGGGGGCACCTTCCTGGTGTACGACTCTTTCCTGTACAGACGCGAGAAGGCCGCTGGCGAGAAGGTGTACTGGACATGCCGGGACCAGGCGCGCATGGGCTGCCGCAGCCGGGCCATCACCCAGGGCCAGCGGGTGATGGTGATGCGCAGGCACTGCCACCCACCCGACCTGGCGGGTCTGGAGTCCCTGCGACAGCGGGAGCACTTCCCCAACCTGACCCACTGGGAAGGCCCAG agcccctggagCCCCTGGAGTTCCTGAGGACTTCCCTGGGGGGCAGGTTCCTGGTGTACGAGTCGTTCCTGTACAGGAAGGAGAAGGCCGCTGGCGAGAAGGTGTACTGGATGTGCCGGGACCAGGCCCGGCTGGGCTGCCGCAGCCGGGCCATCACCCAGGGCCATCGGGTGATGGTGATGCGCAGCCACTGCCACCAGCCTGACCTGGTGGGCCTGGAGGCCCTGCGGCAGCGGGAGCGGCTCCCCAACCCAGCCCAGCAGGAGGACCCAG AAAAGATAAAACTTCTGCCTGAAGTTCAACAGTGCTTCGAGACTTGTTCTTCTGAAGACCAGCAGATTT GA